Sequence from the Ereboglobus luteus genome:
GCCGAAGCCGGCGAAAAAAGATAGGGAAAGAATCAAAATTGGAATAGCCGCAAAAAGGCGCAAAAGGCTCAAAAATAAAGAAATGCATTTTATGATATGAAATTTTTTCACACCTCCCGCGCCTTTTTGCGGCTATTGGATTGCGAGATTTAATTTAGAACATTCTTTCAAGGACCCGGGAAAAAGGCATCGTCGTGATGTTAACCCGAAAGCAACCATCCCATGTTAAGCATCGCCGAAAGACATAAGTATATTCTCGACCTTCTCAACACGCACGGATTCGTGCGCGTCACGGACCTCGCGGAGCGTCTCGGCATGACAAAAGTCACCATTCGCAACGACCTCAAGATGCTTGAGGGAAAAGGCATGCTCTACCGCATGCACGGCAGCGCCAGCAAAGCCAACCCGCACGTGAGCGACGTGAACGTGAAAGTGAAGGGGCAGTTGAACAGCGAAAAAAAGCGCCTGATCGGACTGGAGGCGGCGCGGCACATTTTGGAGGACGACTCGGTGATCATCGGCTCCGGCTCGACCGTCGAGGCCTTTGCCGCGGTGCTCAAACCGGTGCGCCACCTGAACGTCGTCACGCTGTCGTTGCGCGTGTCCATGCTGCTCTGCGAGCAGGAGAACATCGACGTGCTGCAACTCGGCGGCAACGTGAATCACAACTCGCTTTCCGTGCGCGGGGATTATTCCGCCTCCGGGCTCGCCAACCTCGTCTGCTCGAAATTGTTCATCGGCGTCGACGGACTGGACCTTGAATATGGCGTCACCGCCTCCACGGTGGAGGAGGCCACGCTCACGCAGAAGATGATGCAAGTGGCGTCCCAAGTGGTGGTGCTGGCGGACTCGTCGAAGTTCGGCAAACGAGGTTTCGGCCGCATCGGATCGCTTGAGGACATCGACATGCTCGTGACCGACGACGGCATCCCGGAGCATTTCAAAACCGCCCTGGAAGACGCCGGCGTGGACGTGCGCGTGGTGGCGGCGGGGTGACCTTGTTTCTTGCGCTTGCTTGGCGGGGGCGTCGGTTTTTTCTGCTTTCCATGAAAAACGACGGTCAATTCGCGGATTCCGCGCTCAATGAACTTTCCTCGCTTCTCAAGCGCCCGCATTTGTTTCTCACGATTACCGAGCTCCTCGGCTGGGACGAGCAGGTCTATCTTCCCCCCGGCGGGGCGGAGCATCGCGCGGAGCAGCTTTCCGCGCTGGCCGAGGCGGCGCATGCGGCGGTGAGCGATCCGCGCATCGGCGAACAACTCGCCGCGCTCGAAAGTCCGGAGGCGTTCGAAAAACTGACCGCGCCCGGGCGCGCAATCATCCGTTGTGCGCGCCGCGATTATGACCGCGCGACAAAACTTCCCGCCGAATTTGTCCGCGAGAAAGCCGCGCAAACCAGTCGCGCTTATCATGCGTGGGCCGCCGCGCGCGAGAAATCGGACTTTGCCTCCTATGCGCCGATGCTGGAAAAAAACATCGAGCTCGTGCGGCGCGAAGCCGCGCATCTCGGGCATGGCGGCACAGGCGCCGAGGCTTACGATTACATGATCGACCAGCACGATCCCGGCATGAACGCGGCGGTAACCGAAAAGCTCTTCGGTGAACTGAAAGCCGGCTTGGCGCCGCTCGTGCGCCGCATCACCGAGTCGCCGGTGAAGGCGCGGCCCGATCTTTTGCGCGGATTTCCCGTGGAGAAACAGCACGCGTTTCTCCGCGATGTCACGGAGCGCATCGGGTTCGACTACAATCACGGCCGCATCGACATTTCGATCCATCCGTTTTGCTCGGGCACGGGCGACGACATCCGCATGACGACGCGCTACGACGAAAACAACCCGCTCGATTCGCTTTTCAGCGCGATCCACGAGGCAGGGCACGGCATTTATGAGCAGGGGTTGACCGCCGGCGTGCGCCACACCGCGCTCGGACAGGCCGCGGGCATGGGCGTGCATGAATCGCAAAGCCGCCTGTGGGAAAATCAAGTCGCCCGCAGCCGCGGTTTCTGGCGTTGGTTCGAGCCCAGGTTCCGCGCTGCGTTCCCCGAGCAGATGCGCGCGATTTCGCCGGACGAGTTTTACCTCGCGGTCAACGCCGTGCAGCCAACGCTCATCCGCGTCGATGCCGACGAGGTCACATACAACCTGCACATCATTCTGCGCTTCGAGCTGGAGAAAAAACTGTTCTCCGGCGAGCTCGCCATCGCCGACCTGCCGCGCGCGTGGAACGCCGCGTCGAGGGAGCTCCTCGGGCTCGAGCCGCAAAACGACCGCGAGGGCGTTTTGCAGGACGTGCATTGGAGCGCCGCGTCGTTTGGATATTTTCCGAGCTACTGCATTGGCAACATGGTGGCCGCGCAGCTTTGGTATTCCGCGCTGGCCGAGCGTCCAGCGCTCGAGGATGATTTTGCCCGGGGAGATTTTTCGTGGATGTTGAAATGGCTGCGCGAAAAAATCCACTCGCAAGGCAAGCAACACGACACGCTCGAACTCGTGCGCCACGCAACCGGCGGCGAGCTTTCGCCGAAATGGCTGCTGCGTTATTTGGAGGAGCGTTACGCGCCGCTGTATCTAAAGTGACGCCGGCATATCCATCGGGCCACCTGTTTTAAAAATCCATGCTCATCGACACGCACACACATCTCGAATCCTTCCACCGCAAGGGAACGCTTGACGCCGCGCTGGCGAACGCGCGCGAGGCCGGGCTTTCCGCCATGATCACCATCGGCACCTCGACCGACGACTGGGCGCTCTACCGTTCGCTCGCCGCCGCGCATCGCGGGTTTGTGCATTATTCGGCCGGGCTGCATCCGTGCTCGGTCGATGAGAACTGGGAGCGGGAGGTTTCGCAGATCGGGCAATTCTGGACGCGCCATGAAAACGATCCGCTTCCCGTCGCGCTCGGCGAATGCGGGCTCGACCGCTTTCATCTTCCGAAAAACGACGAGGCGCTCGCCAACCGGATTTTCGCGTGGCAGCGCGCCGCGTTTGCCGCGCAGCTCGAAATCGCCCGCAGTCTTGCGTGCCCGGTCGTGATTCATTCGCGCGGCGCGTTTGACGAATGCGTGCGGATGATTGACGAAAGCGGCGTTGATTGGACTCGCGTGGTGTTTCACTGCTTTGTCGAGGGCGCGCCGCAAATGCGCGAGCTCATGCAACGCGGCGGGCGGGGCTCGTTCACCGGCGTGCTCACCTACAAGAGCGCGGAAATTGTGCGCGAAGCCGCGCGCGAGCAGGGGCTTTCGCGCTTTATGGTCGAGACGGACGCGCCCTATCTCACGCCCGAGCCGCACCGTGGAAAACCCAACGAACCCGCCTTCGTGCGGCACACGGCGGAATACGCGGCGGGAAAAGTTTTCAACGTTTCCGCGGAGGAACTGGCCGGCGTGAGCACGCAAAACGCCCGCTCGTTTTTTGGCATTTGATGCTTTTTGATAAGATTGCCGCATGTCCCTATTCTCCAAACTCGTGGCCGAGGCCGAAAAAACCGTTGCGAAGGCGCAGCGCAAGCTGCCGCCCGATGTCGCGAAGTATGCCGCCGATTTGCCGGTCGTGTATCACGACTGGCCTGGCGAGGAGATTTTGGACGACGAGTTTGAGCCGGATATCCTCGGCCTGTTCGTGGGCGATCCGCTCGGTGTCGAACCGGGGCTGGGCAATGTCGCGCCCGCCCAGGTGCTTTTGTTTTTGGAGAGCATCTATGATTATGCGGAGGGCGACATGGCGATTTTTCGCGACGAGGTGCGTCTCACCTATTTGCACGAACTCGGGCACTACCTCGGTTGGGACGAGGACGACCTCGAGGCGCGCGGACTGGAATGACCGCCCCGAAACCATTCCCACAAAAACACTGGAATCGCGCGCGCCCCCCCGCATAGTGCGGTCACGATGAGCCATCATCCATCAACACAAGATTCGCCGCCGTCCGCGCCGCACGCCATTGAGGGCGTCTGGGTTGCCGTGCGCCTCGAATACGCCGGCGAGGCCGCGCCCGACATGGTGCTCGAAAAAACGGAAGTCATTTTTCGCAACGGCAACTACACCGTGCGCTTTGGCGGTGAGACGTCATTCGACGGCACATACTCGCTCACGGAAACACACATTCTCATTGAGGGCCGCCGCGCGTCCGACAAAAATTCGAT
This genomic interval carries:
- a CDS encoding DeoR/GlpR family DNA-binding transcription regulator — translated: MLSIAERHKYILDLLNTHGFVRVTDLAERLGMTKVTIRNDLKMLEGKGMLYRMHGSASKANPHVSDVNVKVKGQLNSEKKRLIGLEAARHILEDDSVIIGSGSTVEAFAAVLKPVRHLNVVTLSLRVSMLLCEQENIDVLQLGGNVNHNSLSVRGDYSASGLANLVCSKLFIGVDGLDLEYGVTASTVEEATLTQKMMQVASQVVVLADSSKFGKRGFGRIGSLEDIDMLVTDDGIPEHFKTALEDAGVDVRVVAAG
- a CDS encoding TatD family hydrolase produces the protein MLIDTHTHLESFHRKGTLDAALANAREAGLSAMITIGTSTDDWALYRSLAAAHRGFVHYSAGLHPCSVDENWEREVSQIGQFWTRHENDPLPVALGECGLDRFHLPKNDEALANRIFAWQRAAFAAQLEIARSLACPVVIHSRGAFDECVRMIDESGVDWTRVVFHCFVEGAPQMRELMQRGGRGSFTGVLTYKSAEIVREAAREQGLSRFMVETDAPYLTPEPHRGKPNEPAFVRHTAEYAAGKVFNVSAEELAGVSTQNARSFFGI
- a CDS encoding metallopeptidase family protein, with product MSLFSKLVAEAEKTVAKAQRKLPPDVAKYAADLPVVYHDWPGEEILDDEFEPDILGLFVGDPLGVEPGLGNVAPAQVLLFLESIYDYAEGDMAIFRDEVRLTYLHELGHYLGWDEDDLEARGLE
- a CDS encoding carboxypeptidase M32, with translation MKNDGQFADSALNELSSLLKRPHLFLTITELLGWDEQVYLPPGGAEHRAEQLSALAEAAHAAVSDPRIGEQLAALESPEAFEKLTAPGRAIIRCARRDYDRATKLPAEFVREKAAQTSRAYHAWAAAREKSDFASYAPMLEKNIELVRREAAHLGHGGTGAEAYDYMIDQHDPGMNAAVTEKLFGELKAGLAPLVRRITESPVKARPDLLRGFPVEKQHAFLRDVTERIGFDYNHGRIDISIHPFCSGTGDDIRMTTRYDENNPLDSLFSAIHEAGHGIYEQGLTAGVRHTALGQAAGMGVHESQSRLWENQVARSRGFWRWFEPRFRAAFPEQMRAISPDEFYLAVNAVQPTLIRVDADEVTYNLHIILRFELEKKLFSGELAIADLPRAWNAASRELLGLEPQNDREGVLQDVHWSAASFGYFPSYCIGNMVAAQLWYSALAERPALEDDFARGDFSWMLKWLREKIHSQGKQHDTLELVRHATGGELSPKWLLRYLEERYAPLYLK